A window of Castanea sativa cultivar Marrone di Chiusa Pesio chromosome 1, ASM4071231v1 contains these coding sequences:
- the LOC142622784 gene encoding uncharacterized protein LOC142622784 — MKGNKGKEVVDEAARSEPQPQPRLVSGEKRKSLSKHVDLTSLPSRRGKKAKSGSSRPETARPEPTSQPPVLVLDVDSSTPLSATPSKSPAIDSSHPPQGISTNLLGNEDLAWERFQEAVKGEDVAACYNMSLKDFEHSGVHDLFKAMSKFVAASRQATELDRTRILLEKRIEEIKNDCRTWAEVANKAKDEVEEFKVLVGELKSDTAKKDERLELLQKENDELSQLLKKAKDEAVEEFKASKEFTDLMDTNYAAGFEDFRMDAMDSFPEVDFSVIKLNLAAATSSLVHTGSDDINVEDDASTRPAQDDPNADAPSP; from the exons atgaagggaaacaaggggaaggaagttGTCGACGAGGCAGCTAGATCTGAGCCTCAACCCCAACCTCGTCTTGTTTCTGGTGAGaaaaggaaaagcttgtccaagcatgtggacttgACTAGCCTGCCAAGTCGTCGGGGGAAGAAAGCTAAGTCTGGGTCGTCCAGGCCTGAAACTGCTAGGCCTGAGCCTACTTCCCAACCGCCCGTCCTGGTCCTTGATGTTGACTCGTCCACGCCCCTAAGCGccactccgtccaagtcccctGCTATTGACTCGTCCCATCCCCCTCAAGGGATTTCTACTAACTTATTGGGGAACGAGGATCTGGCTTGGGAGCGTTTTCAAGAAGCTGTGAAaggcgaggacgtggctgcgtgctacaacatgtccttgaaagatttcGAGCATTCTggcgtccacgatctcttcaag GCTATGTCCAAGTTCgtagctgcgtccaggcaggccactgagttggacaggacgaggatccttctagagaaaagaatagaagagatcaaaaacgactgtaggacgtgggcagaggtggcgaacaaggccaaggacgaggttgaggAGTTCAAGGttttggtgggggagctgaagtcTGACACTGCCAAGAAGGACGAGCGTCTTGaacttcttcaaaaggaaaatgaCGAGTTGAGCCAACTTCTgaagaaagctaaagacgaggcGGTGGAGGAGTTCAAGGCGTCCAAGGAGTTTACTGACCTGATGGACACGAACTATGCAGCAGGGTTTGAGGACTTTAGGATGGACGCTATGGACAGCtttcctgaagttgactttagcgtcatcaaactcaaccttgctgctgctacaagttctctcgtCCACACAGGTTCAGACGATATCAACGTTgaggacgacgcttccaccaGACCAGCCCAGGACGATCCTAATGCTGATGCCCCTTCCCCTTGA
- the LOC142622802 gene encoding uncharacterized protein LOC142622802: MEDPRSPFFLHHGESPGAILVSQSLTKDNYSTWARAMRMALDAKSKLEFMDGSITASMAANGPRISQLQKQISTVMQGDSTVTSFFTGLQIAWDQLLNFRPLPCCVCDSLMQFLNGLNDTCSQVRTQFLMMEPIPSLDKAFSLVIQEERQRALGFNVNPFVESTALAVKNQGFNQSSNFSGNASKNIKGNRGKGRPICSHCGKIGHVMEKCYKLVGFPPGYKQRGRVSMANQVIVEGDQAQSDFTPQTASFPFTSEQCQQLLSMLSAHASALTSNYAIYSANSALLGNSYDLFQESMPLSMKHSIFAVNPSNKTAFGNETWVLDTGATDHIVHSVTLFTKITSCVATFVQLPNGEKDLTCWKTIGVGKLHHNLYLLQSSSSCDSVSKVSSILQSVFKSFVNSVSAISKPYLWYLRLGHVSDDKLQALRSLSSILPTLILENKTPFEKLYGQLPSFDHLKVFGCLCFASTLDHTRNKFEPRSTPCVFLGYPFGVKGYKLLNLLTKKIFLSRDVIFHETVFPFASAAYSPHSSLSFPHIFPSVATGLNFTSPLIPESFPSHTNISVDSSTTNHPSSKIALPLPDVSIPSVYVPASFANSSPLPLPSNPTLRKSARISKPPAYLQDFQCSNVTCDDHALSTFPNKFGSCLLSSDGSVERYKARLVAKGFTQQEGLDFTETFSPVAKMATVKTLLAIAIVKGWHLSQLDVNNTFLHGDLHEEVYMQLPQGFHSKGANIVCKLNKSLYGLKQASKQYGILIASNDIQTVDKLKVSLDQEFKLKDLGVLKYFLGLEVARSGKGISICQRKYALEVLKKAGCPGQGILLSTRSDLQLKAYINADWASCIDIRRSTIGYCVFLGDSLISWKSKKQSIVS, translated from the exons ATGGAGGATCCTCGAAGCCCGTTCTTCCTTCACCACGGTGAGTCACCTGGTGCGATTCTGGTTTCTCAATCTCTAACAAAGGACAATTACTCTACATGGGCCAGAGCTATGCGAATGGCTTTGGATGCCAAAAGCAAACTCGAATTCATGGATGGATCTATCACTGCTTCTATGGCA GCTAATGGACCAAGAATTTCTCAGCTTCAGAAGCAGATATCCACAGTTATGCAAGGAGATTCAACAGTAACAAGCTTCTTTACTGGTCTTCAAATAGCTTGGGATCAATTGTTGAATTTTAGGCCTTTGCCGTGTTGTGTTTGTG ATTCGTTGATGCAATTCCTTAATGGATTGAATGATACCTGTTCACAAGTCAGAACTCAATTCTTGATGATGGAGCCCATTCCTTCTCTTGATAAAGCTTTTTCTTTGGTTATTCaagaagagagacaaagagcTTTGGGATTCAATGTCAATCCTTTTGTTGAGTCTACCGCTTTAGCAGTCAAGAACCAAGGGTTCAATCAAAGCTCGAATTTTTCTGGCAATGCTAGCAAGAATATCAAAGGCAATAGGGGAAAAGGAAGACCTATTTGCAGCCATTGTGGGAAAATTGGTCATGTGATGGAAAAATGCTACAAGCTTGTAGGTTTTCCACCAGGATACAAGCAGAGGGGTAGAGTGTCTATGGCTAATCAAGTCATAGTTGAAGGAGATCAAGCTCAATCTGATTTCACTCCTCAGACTGCTTCTTTTCCATTCACTTCAGAGCAATGCCAGCAGCTTTTGTCAATGTTAAGTGCTCATGCTTCTGCCTTAACTTCTAATTATGCAATTTATTCAGCTAATTCTGCCCTTTTAGGTAATTCTTATGATCTGTTTCAAGAATCTATGCCCCTGAGCATGAAGCATTCAATATTTGCTGTTAATCCTAGCAATAAAACTGCTTTTGGTAATGAAACTTGGGTTCTAGATACTGGGGCAACAGATCACATAGTTCATTCTGTTACCCTATTCACTAAAATTACTAGTTGTGTTGCTACTTTTGTTCAATTACCTAATGGTGAGAAG GACCTTACTTGTTGGAAAACGATTGGAGTGGGTAAACTACATCACAATCTGTACCTGCTGCAATCTTCAAGTTCTTGTGATTCTGTTTCAAAAGTTTCTTCTATTTTGCAGTCAGTTTTCAAGTCCTTTGTTAATTCTGTTTCTGCTATTTCTAAGCCATATCTTTGGTATCTTAGGCTAGGTCATGTGTCTGATGATAAGCTTCAAGCTTTACGAAGCTTATCATCAAT ATTGCCTACTTTAATTTTAGAGAATAAAACACCATTTGAGAAGCTTTATGGTCAACTCCCTTCATTTGATCACTTGAAGGTTTTTGGGTGTCTATGCTTTGCTTCCACTTTAGATCACACCAGAAATAAGTTTGAGCCTAGATCCACACCTTGTGTTTTTCTTGGGTATCCCTTTGGTGTCAAGGGTTATAAACTTCTCAACTTACTCACCAAGAAAATTTTTCTCTCTAGAGATGTTATCTTCCATGAAACTGTATTTCCTTTTGCTTCTGCTGCTTATTCTCCtcattcttctctttctttccctCACATCTTTCCTTCAGTTGCTACTGGACTTAACTTTACATCTCCACTTATTCCTGAATCTTTTCCTTCACACACAAATATTTCTGTTGATTCTAGCACTACTAATCATCCATCTTCTAAGATAGCTTTACCTTTACCTGATGTTTCTATTCCTAGTGTTTATGTTCCTGCTAGTTTTGCAAATTCTTCTCCTTTACCACTCCCCTCTAATCCCACTTTAAGGAAGTCTGCTAGAATTTCCAAACCTCCAGCTTACTTACAAGATTTTCAATGCAGCAATGTTACTTGTGATGATCATGCCCTTTCCACTTTTCCCAACAAGTTTGGTTCTTGTCTCCTTTCTTCAG ATGGGTCTGTGGAAAGGTACAAGGCAAGACTGGTTGCTAAAGGATTTACTCAACAAGAGGGGTTGGACTTTACTGAGACTTTTTCTCCTGTTGCTAAGATGGCTACTGTCAAGACTCTCCTTGCCATTGCTATTGTGAAAGGTTGGCATTTGAGCCAACTGGATGTCAATAACACATTTCTTCATGGTGATTTACATGAAGAGGTGTATATGCAACTTCCTCAAGGCTTTCACAGCAAAGGGGCCAATATAGTGTGCAAGCTCAACAAGTCCTTGTATGGTCTTAAGCAGGCCTCAAAGCAAT ATGGCATATTAATTGCTAGCAATGACATTCAGACTGTTGATAAACTAAAGGTTTCATTAGATCAAGAATTCAAACTCAAAGATCTTGGAGTTCTAAAGTATTTCCTTGGACTTGAAGTGGCAAGATCAGGTAAGGGCATTTCCATTTGCCAAAGGAAATATGCTTTAGAAGTTTTGAAGAAAGCAG GGTGTCCTGGCCAAGGCATTTTGTTATCAACCAGGTCTGATCTGCAGTTGAAGGCTTACATAAATGCTGATTGGGCTTCTTGTATCGATATAAGAAGGTCCACTATTGGGTATTGTGTATTTTTGGGAGATTCCTTGATATCATGGAAGTCTAAGAAGCAGTCTATAGTGTCCTGA
- the LOC142628816 gene encoding pentatricopeptide repeat-containing protein At4g32450, mitochondrial-like — MSTKRAAILTNTALSKVCSSLNSSNSRKTLTFLKNLSTAAQRLDFENTDGSQCQVDDSLEYQQKHSESQNPADFHHKSNPNEGYRESNTNDFVSYPVGQNGSFSGFNEQNEFYQNSSGVYRESFRSTYQNNPAGQNGNFRGNCGQNVGQLQQNLTGIHANNLTSLEQNSSGFWESTRNGFQNHSVQQNGNFGGNYGYNNGEFLQNHHVYGGNGRIQNSCGSSHKGASEVRQNPYGFDSQGLSESQGSLNGNYRQICGQAQQAPDDHNLGNVGMFQHSRSSGQHQQNQHVVQYPPNLNAFKSMTEGSKLSNNPKHEGKFLETPESHQYLGTLEELDGFCNEGKVKEAVEVLGLLVKQCHPVDLARYLQLMWECGEAQSLQEAKSVHEHIIRSLSPLEVSTYNRIIEMYGKCGSMDDAFMVFNAMPTRNLTSWDTMMTWLAKNGLGEDAIDLFTQFKKKGMKPDGQMFIGVLSACSVLGDIDEGLLHFESMIKDYGIVPSMDHYVKVIDMLGNTGYLDEAFEFIEKMPLEPSVNIWETLMDLCRVHGHMELGDRCAGLVEQLDPSRMNEQSKAGLLPVKPSDLAKQKEKKKLVSQSLLEVRSRVHEYRAGDRSHPNTDKLYAELRHLREQMKEAGYIPETRFVLHDIDHESKEEALLAHSERLAIADGLLNSPVRSPIRIIKNLRVCGDCHTALKVISKIVGRELIIRDAKRFHHFKDGLCSCQDYW, encoded by the coding sequence ATGTCCACTAAGCGAGCTGCAATTCTCACAAACACAGCACTATCCAAGGTATGTTCTTCACTCAACTCctcaaattcaagaaaaacCCTCACCTTCCTCAAAAATCTCAGCACTGCCGCTCAAAGATTAGATTTTGAAAACACCGATGGGTCTCAGTGCCAGGTAGATGATTCTTTAGAATATCAACAAAAACATAGTGAGAGCCAAAACCCTGCAGATTTTCATCACAAATCAAACCCCAATGAGGGTTATAGAGAAAGCAATACAAACGATTTTGTAAGTTACCCAGTTGGGCAAAATGGGAGTTTTAGTGGGTTTAATGAGCAAAATGAGTTTTACCAGAATTCTAGTGGGGTTTATAGGGAGAGCTTTAGAAGTACATATCAGAACAACCCAGCTGGACAAAATGGAAATTTTAGAGGAAATTGTGGTCAAAATGTTGGGCAGTTGCAGCAGAACCTAACTGGGATTCATGCTAATAATTTAACAAGTTTGGAGCAGAATTCAAGTGGGTTTTGGGAAAGCACAAGAAATGGATTTCAGAATCACTCAGTTCAGCAAAATGGGAATTTTGGTGGGAATTATGGGTATAACAATGGAGAGTTCTTGCAGAACCATCATGTATATGGGGGAAATGGACGTATACAAAATTCATGTGGGTCGTCCCACAAGGGTGCTAGTGAAGTGAGGCAGAACCCATATGGGTTTGATTCCCAAGGCCTTTCAGAATCTCAGGGAAGCCTAAATGGGAACTACAGGCAAATCTGTGGGCAAGCTCAGCAAGCCCCAGATGATCATAACTTGGGCAATGTTGGAATGTTTCAGCATAGCCGAAGCTCTGGACAGCATCAGCAGAACCAACATGTTGTACAATATCCGCCAAACTTGAATGCTTTCAAGAGTATGACAGAGGGTTCTAAATTATCAAATAATCCAAAACATGAGGGGAAATTTTTAGAGACACCTGAGAGTCACCAATATCTTGGTACTCTTGAGGAGCTAGATGGTTTTTGCAATGAGGGGAAAGTGAAGGAAGCTGTGGAAGTTTTAGGGTTGTTAGTTAAGCAATGTCATCCTGTGGATTTGGCCCGATATTTGCAGTTAATGTGGGAGTGTGGTGAGGCTCAATCTCTACAGGAAGCAAAATCTGTTCATGAACACATCATAAGATCACTCTCTCCACTAGAAGTGAGTACCTATAACAGAATCATAGAGATGTATGGGAAATGTGGTTCTATGGATGATGCGTTCATGGTGTTTAATGCAATGCCGACCCGCAATTTGACATCGTGGGACACTATGATGACATGGCTTGCTAAGAACGGTCTTGGGGAGGATGCCATTGATTTGTTCACTCAGTTCAAGAAAAAAGGAATGAAACCTGATGGTCAAATGTTTATTGGTGTTTTATCTGCTTGCAGTGTTTTGGGAGACATTGATGAGGGACTGTTGCACTTTGAATCAATGATCAAGGATTATGGCATAGTCCCATCCATGGATCATTATGTGAAGGTAATAGACATGCTAGGAAATACAGGATATCTGGATGAAGCTTTTGAGTTCATAGAAAAGATGCCGTTGGAGCCAAGTGTTAATATATGGGAAACCTTGATGGATCTCTGCAGAGTTCATGGGCACATGGAGCTTGGTGATCGCTGTGCTGGGCTTGTTGAGCAGCTGGACCCCTCACGCATGAATGAGCAATCGAAGGCTGGCCTTCTACCTGTGAAGCCTTCAGACCTTGCAAAacagaaagagaagaagaaactaGTAAGTCAAAGTCTTTTAGAAGTTAGGAGCCGGGTCCATGAATATCGAGCAGGAGATAGATCTCATCCTAACACTGATAAGCTCTATGCGGAACTTAGGCATTTAAGGGAACAAATGAAAGAGGCTGGTTACATACCAGAGACTAGATTTGTGTTGCATGACATAGACCATGAATCCAAGGAGGAAGCTCTTCTTGCTCATAGTGAGAGACTTGCTATTGCTGATGGCCTCCTTAACAGTCCAGTTCGTTCACCcattaggattatcaagaatcTTCGTGTTTGTGGTGATTGCCATACTGCACTAAAGGTCATCTCAAAGATCGTTGGCAGAGAATTGATTATACGTGATGCTAAGAGGTTCCACCATTTCAAAGATGGGTTGTGCTCTTGCCAGGATTATTggtga